TCAAGTAAATAGCCAACAAGGAACCTTAATTTACCAAAGTTCAGATCGCGATTTTACTAAGCAGATTATGAGCGCGCCATCGGCGCTTGGTTTTAACCGCGATAACATAGTGCTTTGGCAAGCTAATGATCATACCTATCGCGCATTAGTCAGCGACTTTAACGTGCAGCAACAGCAATATAAAATTACCGCCGCCATTGATATGAGCTTTCATAAACATTTTTTGCGCCAATTTAAACAAAGTCTATGGGTGATTATGTTTGGCTCAGCGGTGCTCATTTTACTCGTTGCTTGGTTTGCGGTACATCAGGGGTTAAATCCACTACGTGGCTTAAGCAAAAAAATATATGACATTCAAACCCATAAAATGGATGTTAGGTTAGATGAAAGTAAAGTGCCGATTGAGCTGGTGAATATGGTGCATTCATTTAATGCCATGTTGGATAGATTACAAGATGAGTTTATGCGCTTATCAAATTTTTCTACCGATATAGCTCACGAACTGCGTACTCCGCTTACTAACATTATTACTCAAACACAAGTTGGCTTAACAAAAAAACGCGACCTTGTGCAATACCAAGAACTGTTGTTTTCAAACCTTGAAGAACTAGAGCGACTAACAAAAATGGTTAGTGATATGTTGTGGTTGGCAAAAACTCAAAATGGACTAATAAAAGCACAACAACAAGTATTACAAAGTGATGAAGAAATAGACGCGTTACTAGAATACTTTGATGCGGTAGCTGAAGATGCCAATATTACCTTTATTAAACAAGGTAGTAATGTTGAGTTTTATTGTGAACAATTACACTTTAGGCAGTTGTTATCTAATTTATTATCAAATGCGATTAGGTATACTCCAGCAGGCGAATCAATAACTATTAAGAGTGAGCGCATTGGCAGTGATCAAGTGTGTATTTCGGTTATTAACCCAGGCGAAAAAATAGCAGCAGAG
This genomic stretch from Pseudoalteromonas translucida KMM 520 harbors:
- a CDS encoding heavy metal sensor histidine kinase; amino-acid sequence: MPKTNARPMSLTMRVVLFIAVTVIACLTLVASLINSSIEHHFIEQDSGELKVISQSVAAVLAQQHSSSTALGQALSKAVAGHHGVYYQVNSQQGTLIYQSSDRDFTKQIMSAPSALGFNRDNIVLWQANDHTYRALVSDFNVQQQQYKITAAIDMSFHKHFLRQFKQSLWVIMFGSAVLILLVAWFAVHQGLNPLRGLSKKIYDIQTHKMDVRLDESKVPIELVNMVHSFNAMLDRLQDEFMRLSNFSTDIAHELRTPLTNIITQTQVGLTKKRDLVQYQELLFSNLEELERLTKMVSDMLWLAKTQNGLIKAQQQVLQSDEEIDALLEYFDAVAEDANITFIKQGSNVEFYCEQLHFRQLLSNLLSNAIRYTPAGESITIKSERIGSDQVCISVINPGEKIAAEHLPYLFDRFYRADKSRQRQGNGAGLGLAIVKALVTANGGEIVVTSNENTRFNVFFKHIKS